One segment of Setaria viridis chromosome 4, Setaria_viridis_v4.0, whole genome shotgun sequence DNA contains the following:
- the LOC117851941 gene encoding acyl-[acyl-carrier-protein] desaturase 4, chloroplastic → MPGLTTMMALAPPPLSVKRRFSTTSRRNKETPATTMLLLEKRFPCSPHLRRRSWSRRAATATATAICQEQQMMERLAEDGWVDAHMLPLLTPVEEAWQPADLLPSFAASADEQRSQVAELQARAAAVPDDLLVCLVGNMVTEEGLPTYLSMGNRVAGGGDATGCDEHGWARWLRGWAAEENRHGDLLNRYLYLCGRVDMRRVETTVHHLLRRGMRAIPRPSSPYHSLIYGAFQERATFVSHARTAGLAARHGDDCLAKLCGVIAADERRHEAAYTRASARAFEADPDGMVRALAAVMRAKVTMPGELMTDGRDERLFDHFSAVAQRSGVYTAADYGDMVEHFVRRWKVAELGAGLSGEGRRAQDYVCGLPRKIRRMEELAHDRAAQMEAQHVSFSWVFDRPVRIH, encoded by the coding sequence ATGCCGGGGCTCACGACGATGATGGCGCTGGCACCACCACCCTTGTCGGTGAAACGACGCTTCAGCACCACCAGCAGGCGCAACAAGGAGACGCCGGCCACGACGATGCTGCTGCTCGAGAAGCGCTTTCCTTGCTCAccgcacctccgccgccgcagctggtCCCGGCGGGCAGCGACGGCCACCGCGACTGCCATTTGTCAGGAGCAGCAGATGATGGAGCGCCTGGCTGAGGACGGGTGGGTGGATGCGCATATGCTGCCGCTGCTCACCCCCGTGGAGGAGGCCTGGCAGCCGGCCGACCTGCTGCCCTCCTTCGCGGCCTCCGCCGACGAGCAGCGGAGCCAGGTGGCAGAGCTCcaggcccgcgccgccgccgtgcccgacGACCTCCTCGTCTGCCTCGTCGGCAACATGGTCACGGAGGAGGGGCTGCCCACCTACCTTTCCATGGGCAAccgcgtggccggcggcggcgacgccaccGGCTGCGACGAGCACGGCTGGGCGCGCTGGCTGCGCGGCTGGGCCGCCGAGGAGAACCGCCACGGCGACCTCCTCAACCGCTACCTCTACCTGTGCGGCCGCGTCGACATGCGGCGGGTGGAGACGACggtgcaccacctcctccgccgcggcatGCGCGCCATTCCGCGGCCGTCCAGCCCCTACCACAGCCTCATCTACGGCGCCTTCCAGGAGCGCGCCACCTTCGTCTCCCACGCCCgcaccgccggcctcgccgcgcgccacgGCGACGACTGCCTCGCCAAGCTCTGCGGCGTCATCGCGGCCGACGAGAGGCGCCACGAGGCCGCGTACACGAGGGCCTCAGCCAGGGCCTTCGAGGCCGACCCGGACGGCATGGTgcgggcgctcgccgccgtgATGCGCGCCAAGGTTACCATGCCCGGCGAGCTCATGACCGACGGCCGCGACGAGCGCCTCTTCGATCACTTCTCGGCGGTCGCGCAGAGATCGGGGGTGTACACGGCGGCGGACTACGGCGACATGGTGGAGCACTTCGTGCGTAGGTGGAAGGTGGCGGAACTCGGCGCTGGGCTgtccggcgaggggcggcgcgcgcAGGACTACGTGTGCGGGTTGCCGCGCAAGATACGCAGGATGGAGGAGCTGGCCCACGACCGCGCGGCCCAAATGGAGGCCCAGCACGTAAGCTTCAGTTGGGTTTTCGATAGGCCCGTCCGCATCCACTGA
- the LOC117853697 gene encoding uncharacterized protein: MRRGKPPAAAMHSHGGSKRKRADEDADQPDAGSLRSETEARCRAGKGSASAMAPPVLGASCSKKRRAGGLAEEGQGEVAAAEEEEDRISALPEDLRLRILALLPLNSAIPSRRGSPASCASPSSASALFPSATPSAPTPSPRSRLSTSTTPIRLSSTAFSRRAPAFRTLDLRYCEFIDDQGAIDVSPARGHLWSLTIAECNYITDIHAGRASGLRSFRLSSALLPTYDIPSTAPLEDLYICLRGHNYNPIKQWIKELPHLTNLTVLTICSIALRRVYALTRFGSATCLANFRSLPSLRELQLLMFAMASTNLAHIYMFLKTCRCPQLERLFVQLPTSSRDTSVGNSLKVAQKDEPAGVFDEDEPDEELSEEDETDGDLSEEDETEKELLEEERVQEYMLKERLYYEDVYYEEDTLDENVPQEEQSEEDVPGYGLNNLMTAKMMKFKGHYFEMRLVSFLLRKAPVLKKLLLVAPKGHIKALGKDTFNISHFIEPKLLRSRKASPDAQVILSETDFAENQPVHSDVFASF, translated from the exons atGCGGCGCGGCAAGCCTCCTGCGGCGGCGATGCACTCCCATGGCGGATCGAAGCGGAAGCGGGCGGATGAGGATGCGGACCAACCGGATGCAGGATCGCTGAGGTCCGAGACGGAGGCGAGGTGCAGGGCGGGGAAGGGTTCTGCTTCTGCAATGGCGCCGCCGGTGCTCGGCGCTTCGTGCTCGAAgaagcggcgggccggcgggttGGCGGAGGAAGGCCaaggcgaggtggcggcggctgaggaggaggaggatcgcATCTCGGCGCTGCCCGAGGATCTGCGGCTGCGCATCCTGGCCCTGCTCCCCCTCAACTCCGCCATCC CTTCCCGTCGGGGTTCTCCCGCCTCGTgcgcctctccctcctccgcgtCGGCACTGTTTCCTTCGGCTACTCCTTCGGCTCCGACGCCTTCCCCGCGCTCGAGATTATCCACCTCCACTACGCCCATTCGGTTGAGCTCAACCGCCTTCTCTCGGCGAGCCCCCGCCTTTCGAACACTTGACTTGCGCTACTGCGAGTTCATCGATGATCAGGGCGCCATCGACGTCTCGCCCGCGCGGGGTCACCTGTGGAGCCTCACCATCGCGGAGTGCAATTACATCACCGACATCCACGCCGGCagggcctccggcctccgctCCTTCCGCCTCAGCAGTGCCTTACTCCCCACCTACGACATCCCGTCCACTGCGCCGCTTGAAGACCTTTACATCTGCCTACGGGGGCATAACTACAATCCTATCAAACAATGGATTAAGGAGCTTCCCCACCTCACTAACCTTACGGTCCTCACCATCTGCAGCATCGCCCTCCGG AGAGTTTATGCGTTGACTCGTTTCGGCTCAGCTACTTGTTTGGCCAACTTCAGAAGCTTGCCAAGCTTAAGagagctgcagctgctcatGTTTGCAATGGCCAGCACCAATCTCGCGCATATCTACATGTTCCTCAAGACGTGCCGGTGTCCCCAGCTGGAGAGGCTCTTTGTGCAG CTCCCAACAAGCAGCCGTGATACTTCAGTGGGAAATTCCTTGAAGGTAGCACAGAAAGATGAGCCAGCTGGAGTTTTTGATGAAGATGAGCCAGATGAAGAGCTATCTGAGGAAGACGAGACAGATGGCGACCTATCTGAGGAAGACGAGACTGAGAAAGAATTATTGGAAGAAGAACGAGTACAAGAATATATGCTAAAGGAAAGGCTATACTACGAGGATGTGTATTATGAGGAAGACACTCTTGATGAAAATGTGCCGCAGGAAGAGCAATCTGAGGAAGATGTGCCAGGGTATGGCTTAAATAACCTTATGACTGCCAAGATGATGAAATTCAAGGGCCACTACTTTGAGATGCGACTAGTAAGCTTTTTGTTGAGGAAGGCTCCTGTTCTGAAGAAACTGCTACTGGTCGCTCCCAAGGGACACATAAAAGCACTAGGAAAAGACACATTCAATATATCACATTTTATAGAGCCAAAATTGTTGCGTTCCAGGAAAGCTTCACCAGATGCTCAGGTAATTCTAAGTGAAACAGATTTTGCTGAAAACCAACCTGTCCATTCAGATGTGTTTGCCAGTTTTTAG
- the LOC117852679 gene encoding uncharacterized protein, whose product MREMDYTNLAHMYAFFRCCQCLQLERLFVQLPSSSHDISVDISLEVSEEDEPDEELYEDDDPDGEEDEPVEELSEGYEAEEELLLEQLSEEYMLKERLYYEDVYEEDLPEENVPEDEQFEEDVPEGEHSEEDVPEGEQSEDDVPLYGLNNLIFAKLMKFKGHYFEMRLVSFLLRRATGLQKLLLVPPVGVGNYMEALEEPLDTSRFLETILDFEKASPDAQIVLSDSDPTAIQQVHSDVS is encoded by the exons ATGCGTGAAATGGACTACACCAATTTAGCACATATGTATGCATTCTTCCGGTGCTGCCAGTGTCTCCAGCTGGAGAGGCTCTTTGTGCAG CTCCCATCAAGCAGCCATGATATCTCCGTGGACATTTCCTTGGAGGTGTCAGAGGAAGATGAGCCGGATGAAGAGCTATATGAGGACGATGATCCAGATGGAGAGGAAGATGAACCAGTTGAAGAGCTATCTGAGGGATATGAGGCTGAGGAAGAATTATTATTAGAACAACTTTCAGAAGAATATATGCTTAAGGAAAGGCTGTACTATGAAGATGTCTATGAGGAAGATCTTCCTGAAGAAAATGTGCCAGAGGATGAGCAATTTGAGGAGGATGTTCCAGAGGGTGAGCACTCTGAGGAAGATGTGCCAGAGGGTGAGCAATCTGAGGATGATGTACCATTATATGGTTTAAATAACCTTATATTTGCAAAGTTGATGAAGTTCAAGGGCCATTACTTTGAGATGCGACTAGTAAGCTTTCTGTTGAGGAGGGCCACTGGTCTGCAGAAACTGCTATTGGTACCTCCTGTGGGTGTAGGGAATTACATGGAAGCACTTGAAGAACCATTGGATACATCCCGTTTTCTAGAGACGATACTGGATTTCGAAAAAGCTTCACCAGATGCTCAGATAGTTCTGAGTGATTCTGATCCTACTGCAATTCAGCAAGTGCATTCTGATGTGTCTTAG